The Penicillium psychrofluorescens genome assembly, chromosome: 2 nucleotide sequence CAGGAGCTACCGGATGAAATTCAACATGAAGATGCGATGCTTAAGATAGTGTCTACGTATCGTCCTATTGGAGTTGTGGGTGCTATTTGCCCGTGGAACTTCCCACTCGTTCTCGCGGCCGCAAAAATCGCCGCCGCTCTCGTCACTGGAAACTGTATCATTGTTAAGCCATCTCCATTCACGCCTTGCGCCACATTGAAGTTTGCAGAGCTTGCCATCTCAGTGCTCCCGCCGGGTGTGTTGCAAGCGCTTAATGGGGACAATGATCTGGGACGTCTCATCACCATCCATCCTGGAATTGATAAGGTTACCTTCACGGGTTCCACCGCCACGGGCAGACTAGTGGCAGCTAATGCGGCCAAGACCCTCAAGCGAGTAACCCTTGAGCTTGGAGGCAATGATGCAAGTATCGTCTGCCCCGACGTTGATGTGAAAATTGTTGCCCAAAAAATTGCCGCTGGTGTCTTTTTCCACTCTGGTCAAATGTGTGTTGCCACAAAGAGGGTCTACGTGCATCGAGACATTTTCACAGAATTCCGAGATGCATTTGTCGAGGCCGTCAGAAACATCGAAATTGATGTCTCTGGTAAACTTCCGACTACGTTTAGCCCTATGCAGAACGAGTTACAGTACAACATCGTGAAGAGTTTGATCGACGACAGTCGGAAAAATGGCTACACCCTTCTTCGCGGAGATCCATCTGATGAGGAGCGCCTAGGGTTTTTCATCCATCCTGTGGTTGTGGACCAACCCCCTGAGGATTCCAAGGTTATCCAGGTAGAGCAGTTCGGGCCTATCATTCCTCTTTCTACCTGGTCCTCAGAGGTGGATGTAATTGACCGCGTGAATAGGGTGGACACCGGCCTAGGATCATGTGTCTGGGCGAAAGATATCGGCATTGCGCAACGGGTTGCTCGTCAACTCGAGGTCGGAACGGTCTGGATTAACAGCGCTGAAATACCCGATCCGCGTGGTTACTTTTCTGGTTGGAAGCAGAGTGGAATTGGTGGAGAGTGGGGGAAGGAGGGCTTGCGATCATATTGCCACATACAGACCATCCAATTGTATAAATAGCAGAAAAATGGGCAAGACGGAAACGGTGGTGAACATGTGCTTGAACAGCCTGTAGGTCTCTAACCATTTTCTGGCTGGCTTGAGTGTTTCCGAATAGCCAATATGAATCCTCCcctttctgcttcttctcccagacACATCCGTTTTCTCTCGGACAAGCCGTCAACCTGGTTTACAGTGGAAAGTCAGGTGAGTGTCGAACAGTCCGCCCAACCTTGCTCTGTACAGAAATAGGGGTGACGTGATCAGATGGAGATGTAACCATCTTGTATGTCCTGTGGTAGGAAAAAGCCCCAGTAGCATGGCATGGCCGCAAAGTGTGGCTCTTTTCTCCAGGTTGTCCTCATTGCCGAACCATTCTTCCCCGCTTTGTTCGCCACATGCAGAGCAGAACGACGGCTTGACCcccaaccaccaccaactATTTCCTTGGCCTGCCCGAgatctctttctctccatctctaTCTCCACTTTTGGCGACAAGCATGATTTTATCGCACAAATCGCATATTTGCGTGTTTTGCCAGGCATCCTTCACGCGGTCAGACGCCCTTAAGCGGCATTGGACCACCTGTCAGGTCCGTCGCGCTAGATTTATTGACATACCCGAGATCGCCACCAACCCCAAGGGCCGAAAGCTGAAGGCGTGCGACCGCTGCTCGCGCCTCAAACGAGCTTGTGTATCAGAGAGCCGCTTTCAGCCTTGTCAAAAATGTGCCTTGAGCAACAAGCCTTGCTCATACCGCAGGATACAAACCGAACATGAACTAGGAATCGGGAGCGAAAGTGCCACCCAGATAAGCAAAGCTTCGAGACATGATGGTTTCCTCCCTATGGATTTTGAGATCCATTCTTTAAAAAACTCTTTCGACGCGAATCCCCATGACACAAGCCAGCCCCATTTCTCGTCGGACATCTTCACAAGCCATTCAGATCTTGCCTGGAACCGAGACAGCCTGATCCGAGCGCTGGGTATGGAATTTACGATCGCGGAGTCTCAAATCCGTGGACCAACACATTTGGACCTTTCTGTCGTCGCTAGCTTTCCATTCTTAGGAAGCATAGCCCGGTCAAGTGGGCTTGCCAACTGCTTTGAATGCGGCAGCGGTGAGCGTCGTTCGGTCCTACCGCACACAGCTTGGAAATCCAACACGTATCGGGAAACATCGAGCCCATTGATTACTGGACCTCATAGTCACGGTGCATTCGCTTCTCATTCGCCGAATTCGGACGCAACCTCTCTTGAAAGCGAATATTGTTGGCCGATGCCAACATTCGCGAATGTCTCTGGAGCACCACTGGAAGCTCATCAGCATTGGAGCGATTCCATTAATTTAGGATCAGTCCCCTTGGCGAATACCTGTTCTCCGAGATTAAACTCGACCCCTCAATTACCAAGAGGAGCACACGACTCGAGTTTTTCCCCATCTCCTCGCTCGATATTGCATGATCACAGCTCTTTTTTATCCACCAAATGCTACCAAATCATCAATGAGATCCGTCAAGCCGTCATAAACAAAAACCAGGACAGTATAATTACCATATCTTGGACGGATTCGCTGAATGCTTTGTCTTACGAATTCTTTCATCCTGTCAAAGTCGAGAGATTTCTGGCACTATTTTGGTCATGCTGGCATCCGAATTGGCCAGTTGTACACCGGCCAACATTTGACCCAGTCACGTCTCAACTTGGTCTTCTCATGGCGGTCCTCTTAATCGGGGCCTGTTTATCCACTGATCAACGAGACCGTGCTATAGCCAGCATTTGGCTGAACACGGTCGAAGAAATTGTGTTTCGAAATGAGGCTTTTTCTGGGGCTATGTGCAACAATTTGAAAAACAATAATTTGAGAGAAGTGCGCCTCAAAAATCGACTTGGTATACTTCAGGGCGCCTACTGTGTCTGTTTGCTCCAGACATGGGAGGGGTCTAAAGAGAGCAAAAGACGTATCAGGCGCGATCGTTACAATTCCCTCATCTGGGTAAGATTTTTCTTATAATACCCCAAAAAGATATGTTTTCTACTCTACAGTTTGCAATTGACATCAGTATAGCTTGCTCGTGACACGGGATTCAATCATGCTACTTTGAAACATGTGAGCACTACTGACCTAGCAGAATTCAACTGGGAAGACTTTTCAACCAAAGAATCTTTCACACGGTAAGCATATCTTTCTGTTCGAGGGCCGGGGGATGAAATTACTTAATGCAAACTTCATGGGTCTACCACTAGGATCATAACCTATATCTACAACTTGGACTCTGCATATGCTATGTTCTGTTGCCAACCACCAAGGATGCTCCTTCGCGAGCTTCACATTGATCTTACAGCTCCAGGGTTATGCTTCGAGGCTGAGTCTGCAGAAGAGTGTTTCGTAGCTTTGAAGGCTTGGCGGCAAAACCTGGGGGCCAGCGAAAACCCTACTCTATATTCGGCCATCAAGACCATATGTCATGGAGACGCAGCTCAGTTGCACATGTTCACCTACACGAGCGTTCTTAATATGTTCACAATTGCTTCAGGTAGGCCGCGCATATCGTTCCAGCAATTTTGCGTTGTGTGGAGCATGTCGATTACACAACAGACGGATTGACATCAGCCTCCTAGCTCTATTCGCTATGACCTTCCAGGTCTGCACCATGGACGTATCTTCAATGGATACATCTTGGATTCAAGCCGGTCTTCAGAACTGGGGATCCCTTTGGCCGTCGCCAGCTAGGGATGAAGAACTCTCCTCAAGCCTGACAGATCCTGCTCCCAATGGAAAGAGAGTCGGTTTCATGCGACATGCTCCCGAATACTGGTTTTTAACATATTCGATTTTGAATCGAATGGATCAAAAGGAACAAAAGGGGCTGGATTTTGGCAACTGCGATTTTGAACGCCATGCTACTGGGATGGCACATCTGAGTGTCTTGGTTGATGAGTTTCGCACGCAGCAACGATGATACCATACTtcccaaaacaaaacagagaACTACAAAATATTCCACATCTATTGGCAAGTTTTCTAAAAAGGTTTattaaaaagaaaaaataagAGTGGGATCAGTACCTAGTCATTCGTTCTCCTCACAACTAAAGATCGTCATCAGCATCCACAGGTGGGCCGATGCAGAGTTTGAGGGTCTTTTCAACATTGCCGGGGGACAAAGGCTTCGAGTGTGGAAGAGAGGCAAATTAGTCTCCCGTTCTGGGCAAATATCGAATTGTCGGCGTTAACCCCACAAAGTTTGTGGAACCCAACCACCCCCGCAGGGgctgtcgccgccgccgccgccgggagCGGGGGTGGTGTTTATCCGTGGCGGCGTGGCAATGCCGGCATTGAATATATACTTCATCATGGACATAAGTTGTAGGGACCCAACAAAGCTCAAGGGTGAAGTGTGCACATTGTTTGCTTTTAGACTGTGTCTGATCTCGACGCCACCTATCCTCTCGTTGCCTACAATTATTACCGAAGCTTCTGGCCATGATGTTGCTACTTATTGGTTTCCAGGGTTTCATTGAATATGCATTACTCATGCTCGTCATGAGTGCGGCGTGCTATATCTGTTGGCTAATATACGCTCTAAAATTCCATCCTTTGGCCAGATATCCAGGTCCATTTCTAGCGTCCATCTCTCGATTCTGGATTGCACTAGAAGTTCTCCGCGGGAACGCACACAAGACTCAAGCAGAGCTGCATCAAAAACATGGTATACTCACATGCATTTTGGAGTTCTCCCCGTGTCTGTCAGATGTCTTTTATCTAATTCCAAGGCAGGCCCAATTATACGAATAGCTCCAAATGAGGTTGCTATTTCTGATCCAGAATCTTTGAAGATTATTTATGGAATCAACTCCGGATTTCAAAAGGTACAAATTGAACCGTGACATGTGTGTGTTTCCCGTGCTTACCTTTTCATTCTCAGACTGACTTCTACCTTCCGTGGCGGCCGGCTTTCGGTATCTTGATTCCGCTGCGTCGATCATGATGAACTGCTAGCAATGCTGACATTTTATTTGCCCAGGCCGATTCCCCGACCATTTTACTTCAACCGATGAGAAACTTCATGGACAAAGGAGAAAGATTGTGAACAATATCTATTCCATGAGTAGTATCTTGAAATCGGAGCCTTTCATCGACTCCTGCACAGAGCTTTTCATAGAAAGAATGGGGGAATACGCCAATAACGGCCAACAAATTGATCTTGCTAAATGGGTGCAATGGTACGCTTTCGATGTCATCGGAGAACTTTATTTCAGCTCCATGTTTGGTTTCATGAGGAAGCGCGACGACCATGGTGGATATATCTCCGCCCTCGAGACTCTTCTCCCTATTCTTTGCACCGCCAGCGTACTTCCATCGTACGCTCGGGTCCCCCTCATGCTTTCTGGCTTCTTGATACCATCTATCAGGGCAGCACTGAAGTCCTTGGCCAAGATTCAAGAAGCATCTTTGTCCTGTGTTCGCGACAGGATGGTTCTgaaggagaaaggagagGCCAGCAGAGAAGATATCCTGGAGAGGTTGTTCCGTGTATATGAGGACCGAGGGGACAATGTGAACTTCAATGTCACGGATATTCAGGTGGAAGTCTTCGTCGGATTGTAAGCACGCCTTCATGATTAAAGCGAAAGGCAGATCTAACGGGAACGATCCAACACTACAGATTTGCAGGAAGTGACACCACTGCAGTGGCGCTGACATCCATATTTTATCATCTTATGAAGCATCCCGTCGCTTATGATAAATTGATGAAAGAGGTCGATGAAGCCTCAGCTACCGGCAAGCTCAGCTGTCCCCGGATCAAATTTGCAGAAGCCATGGAGCTACCCTATCTTGCTGCCTGTTGCAAAGAAGCAATGCGAATGATTCCTAGTGTCGGATTAACCCTTCCCAGGGTTGTTCCACAAGAGGGGCGCTACATTGCCGGGCAGTGGTTTGACGGGGGCTTGCGCGTAGGTATGAATGCTGCAGTGATCCATTTCAACAAAGAGGTATTCGGtgacgacgccgacgatTTCAATCCAGAGCGATGGTTCAGACCAAATGCAAATC carries:
- a CDS encoding uncharacterized protein (ID:PFLUO_002979-T1.cds;~source:funannotate), with the translated sequence MFFNIINSGLRIGASTATITDPRTRKPLYEVPVASTQDLDDAVKSARLAFSSWKHVPIDQRQKVLLELADKLDEHRCKIHQVLAKETGKSDLLANIEIDHTLKFLRFNASQELPDEIQHEDAMLKIVSTYRPIGVVGAICPWNFPLVLAAAKIAAALVTGNCIIVKPSPFTPCATLKFAELAISVLPPGVLQALNGDNDLGRLITIHPGIDKVTFTGSTATGRLVAANAAKTLKRVTLELGGNDASIVCPDVDVKIVAQKIAAGVFFHSGQMCVATKRVYVHRDIFTEFRDAFVEAVRNIEIDVSGKLPTTFSPMQNELQYNIVKSLIDDSRKNGYTLLRGDPSDEERLGFFIHPVVVDQPPEDSKVIQVEQFGPIIPLSTWSSEVDVIDRVNRVDTGLGSCVWAKDIGIAQRVARQLEVGTVWINSAEIPDPRGYFSGWKQSGIGGEWGKEGLRSYCHIQTIQLYK